Proteins from one Fusobacterium periodonticum 1_1_41FAA genomic window:
- the prfB gene encoding peptide chain release factor 2 (programmed frameshift) — translation MDILEIKREFLEMKEKTDSIRRSLDLEKRKTTIKDLEKLTFEDGFWSDKRKSSEIIKNMNFEKNIVSRYEKLATEVEDEEVLIDFVESGESSFENELIEKHKTLKYDIEEFEVNLLLDGEYDMNNAIVTIHSGAGGTEACDWADMLYRMYLRWCNLKNYKVSELDFMEGDSVGVKSVTFLVEGINAYGYLKSEKGVHRLVRISPFDANKKRHTSFASVEVVPEVDDNVEVEINPADIRIDTYRASGAGGQHVNMTDSAVRITHFPTGVVVTCQKERSQLSNRETAMKMLKSKLLEIELKKKEEEMKKIQGEQTDIGWGNQIRSYVFQPYALVKDHRTNTEIGNVKAVMDGSIDDFINSYLRWIKNN, via the exons ATGGATATTTTAGAAATCAAAAGAGAATTTTTAGAAATGAAAGAAAAAACTGATAGTATTAGGAGGTCTCTT GACTTAGAAAAGAGAAAAACTACTATAAAAGATTTAGAAAAATTAACTTTTGAAGATGGTTTCTGGTCTGATAAAAGAAAAAGTTCAGAAATTATTAAAAATATGAATTTTGAAAAGAATATAGTTTCAAGATATGAAAAATTAGCAACTGAAGTTGAAGATGAAGAAGTTTTAATAGATTTTGTTGAAAGTGGAGAAAGTTCTTTTGAAAATGAACTTATTGAAAAACACAAAACTTTAAAATATGATATAGAAGAATTTGAAGTAAATCTATTACTAGATGGCGAATATGATATGAATAATGCTATAGTTACAATACATTCTGGAGCCGGTGGAACAGAAGCTTGTGACTGGGCTGATATGCTTTATAGAATGTATCTTAGATGGTGCAATCTAAAAAACTATAAAGTATCTGAGCTAGATTTTATGGAAGGTGACAGTGTCGGAGTAAAATCTGTTACATTCTTAGTTGAAGGTATCAATGCCTATGGTTATTTAAAATCTGAAAAAGGTGTTCATAGACTTGTTAGAATTTCACCTTTTGATGCTAACAAAAAAAGACATACTTCTTTTGCATCTGTTGAAGTTGTTCCAGAAGTTGATGACAATGTTGAAGTTGAAATAAATCCTGCTGATATCAGAATAGATACATATAGAGCAAGTGGAGCTGGTGGACAACATGTCAATATGACAGACTCAGCTGTAAGAATAACACATTTCCCAACAGGAGTTGTTGTAACTTGTCAAAAAGAAAGATCTCAACTTAGTAATAGAGAAACTGCTATGAAAATGTTAAAATCTAAATTACTTGAAATAGAATTAAAGAAAAAAGAAGAAGAAATGAAAAAAATTCAAGGTGAACAAACTGATATTGGTTGGGGTAACCAAATTAGATCCTATGTTTTCCAACCTTATGCCTTAGTTAAAGACCATAGAACTAACACTGAAATAGGAAATGTTAAGGCTGTTATGGATGGAAGCATTGATGATTTTATCAATTCATATTTAAGATGGATAAAAAACAATTAA
- the acpS gene encoding holo-ACP synthase gives MIVGIGNDIIEIERVEKAISKEGFIAKVYTQREIENIVKRGNRTETYAGIFSAKEAISKAIGTGVREFALTDLEILNDDLGKPYVIVSDKLNKIIQRKKENYQIEIAISHSKKYATAMAIII, from the coding sequence ATGATAGTAGGAATAGGTAATGATATTATTGAGATTGAAAGAGTAGAAAAAGCTATTTCAAAAGAAGGATTTATAGCTAAAGTTTACACTCAAAGAGAAATAGAAAATATTGTAAAAAGAGGTAATAGAACTGAGACTTATGCTGGTATATTTTCGGCTAAAGAAGCTATCTCAAAAGCTATTGGAACTGGAGTTAGAGAATTTGCTCTAACTGATTTAGAGATATTAAATGACGATTTAGGAAAACCCTATGTCATTGTTTCAGATAAATTAAATAAAATTATACAAAGAAAAAAAGAAAATTATCAGATTGAAATTGCTATTTCACACTCAAAGAAATATGCAACTGCAATGGCTATTATAATTTGA
- the gltX gene encoding glutamate--tRNA ligase — MCVDCKKRVRTRVAPSPTGDPHVGTAYIALFNIAFAHVNNGDFILRIEDTDRNRYTEGSEQMIFDALKWLDLDYAEGPDVGGEYGPYRQSERFDLYGKYAKELVEKGGAYYCFCDQERLENLRERQKAMGLPPGYDGHCRSLTKEEIEEKLKAGVPYVIRLKMPYEGETVIHDRLRGDVVFENSKIDDQVLLKADGFPTYHLANIVDDHLMGITHVIRAEEWIPSTPKHIQLYKAFGWEAPEFIHMPLLRNDDRSKISKRKNPVSLIWYKEEGYLKEGLVNFLGLMGYSYGDGQEIFSLQEFKDNFNIDKVTLGGPVFDLVKLGWVNNQHMKMKDLGELTRLTIPFFVQEGYLASENVSEKEFETLKKIVAIEREGAKTLKEIAKNSKFFFVDEFTLPEVKEDMDKKERKSVEKLLNSLQDEVGLKAIQLLIDKLEKWESNEFTAEEAKDLLHSLLDDLQEGPGKIFMPIRAVLTGEPKGADLYNVLYVIGKERALKRIKDTVKKYSIKL, encoded by the coding sequence ATGTGTGTTGATTGTAAAAAAAGAGTTAGAACAAGAGTAGCACCTTCTCCAACAGGAGACCCTCATGTTGGAACAGCTTATATTGCATTATTTAATATTGCATTTGCCCATGTTAATAATGGAGATTTTATTTTAAGAATAGAGGACACTGATAGAAATAGATATACAGAAGGTTCTGAACAAATGATTTTTGATGCTTTAAAATGGTTAGATTTAGACTATGCTGAAGGACCTGATGTAGGTGGAGAATATGGACCTTATAGACAATCTGAAAGATTTGATCTATATGGAAAATATGCAAAAGAATTAGTTGAAAAAGGTGGAGCTTACTACTGTTTCTGTGACCAAGAAAGACTAGAAAATCTAAGAGAAAGACAAAAAGCTATGGGACTTCCTCCTGGATATGATGGACATTGTCGTTCATTAACTAAAGAAGAAATTGAAGAAAAATTAAAAGCTGGAGTTCCTTATGTTATAAGATTAAAGATGCCTTATGAAGGTGAAACTGTAATTCATGACAGATTAAGAGGAGATGTTGTTTTTGAAAATAGTAAAATAGATGACCAAGTTTTATTAAAAGCTGATGGTTTTCCAACATATCACCTTGCTAACATAGTTGATGACCATTTAATGGGAATAACTCACGTTATCAGAGCTGAAGAATGGATACCTTCAACTCCTAAACATATCCAACTTTATAAAGCTTTTGGTTGGGAAGCTCCTGAATTTATACATATGCCTCTTTTAAGAAATGACGATAGATCTAAAATTTCTAAAAGAAAAAATCCTGTTTCTTTAATTTGGTATAAAGAAGAAGGATATTTAAAAGAAGGTCTAGTTAACTTCTTAGGATTAATGGGATATTCTTATGGTGACGGACAAGAAATATTCAGTTTACAAGAATTTAAAGATAACTTCAATATAGATAAAGTTACTTTAGGTGGACCAGTATTTGACCTTGTTAAACTTGGATGGGTAAATAACCAACATATGAAAATGAAAGATTTAGGTGAACTTACAAGATTAACTATTCCTTTCTTTGTACAAGAAGGATATTTAGCTAGTGAAAATGTAAGTGAAAAAGAATTTGAAACTTTAAAGAAAATTGTTGCTATTGAAAGAGAAGGAGCAAAAACTTTAAAAGAAATTGCTAAAAATTCTAAATTCTTCTTTGTTGATGAATTTACTTTACCAGAAGTTAAAGAAGACATGGATAAAAAAGAAAGAAAGAGTGTAGAAAAACTTTTAAATTCTTTACAAGATGAAGTAGGATTAAAAGCTATACAATTACTTATAGATAAATTAGAAAAATGGGAAAGCAATGAATTTACTGCTGAAGAAGCTAAAGACTTATTACATTCTTTACTTGATGATTTACAAGAAGGACCAGGAAAAATATTTATGCCTATAAGAGCTGTCCTAACTGGTGAACCTAAAGGAGCAGACTTATACAATGTACTTTATGTAATCGGAAAAGAAAGAGCTTTAAAAAGAATTAAAGATACAGTTAAAAAATACAGTATAAAACTATAA